Proteins found in one Quadrisphaera sp. RL12-1S genomic segment:
- a CDS encoding roadblock/LC7 domain-containing protein, producing the protein MTAQTGQSTQAPAGGETTAAGFSWLLDDFVRRVPGARNTLAVSADGLLMAMSADLDRTEGDQLSAIVAGMSSLTRGAARQLRGGEVRQAIVEMDELFLFTMSVSDGSVLAVVADATCDVGMVGYEMAMLVSRADAALTPQLVAEMRAALPVDGPGRSVREG; encoded by the coding sequence GTGACAGCTCAGACCGGCCAGAGCACCCAGGCGCCGGCGGGAGGGGAGACGACCGCCGCGGGCTTCAGCTGGCTCCTGGACGACTTCGTCCGCCGCGTGCCCGGGGCCCGCAACACCCTGGCGGTCTCCGCCGACGGCCTGCTCATGGCGATGTCGGCGGACCTCGACCGCACCGAGGGGGACCAGCTCTCCGCCATCGTGGCGGGCATGTCCAGCCTCACGCGCGGTGCCGCCCGGCAGCTGCGCGGAGGGGAGGTGCGGCAGGCCATCGTGGAGATGGACGAGCTGTTCCTCTTCACCATGAGCGTGTCCGACGGCTCCGTGCTCGCGGTGGTCGCGGACGCCACGTGCGACGTGGGCATGGTGGGCTACGAGATGGCCATGCTCGTCTCCCGCGCCGACGCCGCGCTGACCCCGCAGCTGGTGGCCGAGATGCGCGCCGCGCTGCCGGTGGACGGTCCCGGACGCTCCGTCCGGGAGGGGTGA